GTCCTCAAAGACAGATGATCATGTTAGGAGTGAATGTGATAGAAAGTCTAGGGCTGTTTTTACTACAAGGCAGCAAGAATTGGGCTGTGAGAAAGGGAAAAAGGTGAAGGAGGGGGTCGGGGATCACGTGCTCAGGGCTCAGAAGCAGGTCTGGCAGAGTGGGGAAGTTTATACGCTTGAGCAGTTTGAGGCAAAGGCCAAGGCTTTCACTAAGAGCACACTTGGGGTAGTGAAGGATGTCAATCCCTTGGTTATCGAGACCTTGTTCTGGAAAGCTGCTTCAGAGAAGCCTATATATGTGGAGTATGCAAATGATGTGCCTGGTTCTGGGTTTAGTGAGCCTGAGGGGCTGTTGCGTTACTTTGACAGACGCAGAAGGAGGAGGAAGACTAGGAAGAGGAACTCGTTTGACAGGAATAATGTAGGTAGCTCTGACAGCAAGAATGATCAAGTAGAAACAGTAAATAGTGTTAGCAATGATAAAGATTTGGGCATCCAGAACAATCCTAGTTCCCATACAGAGACTGTGCTGAATTGTCTACCTTCACAGCCTATACGTGATGATGCTTCCTTTTCTGGCCGGAAAGATTCTCAAGATAGGAGCGAAATGGAAGGCACTGCTGGGTGGAAGCTTTCAAATAGTCCTTGGAATTTACAAGTTATGGCTAGGTCGGCAGGATCGCTAACTCGTTTCATGCCTGATGATATCCCTGGAGTGACGTCTCCCATGGTTTATATTGGGATGTTGTTCAGTTGGTTTGCTTGGCATGTGGAAGATCACGAGCTTCACAGCTTGAATTTCCTGCACGTGGGCTCCCCCAAAACTTGGTATGCTGTACCGGGAGATGATGCTTTCAACTTCGAGGAAGCTATTCGTCTCCGTGCCTATGGAGGAAATCCTGATCGGTTGGGTATGTACATGTTTGTTACTGAAAATATGATATTGCCGCTATCATTCTTGTCCTTGATTCATGTGAAGTGTGAACTTATGCTGGACTTTTATAAACACTCGGACATAATTTTTGTGATTTCAGTTGCACTATCTCACTTGGGGGAAAAGACTACTGTTTTGTCTCCTGAAGCTATTGTTGCATCTGGCATCCCATGTTGCAGGTTGGTGGTTTTTGTGTAAAAAATCAGACCAGTCTTCTAATGACTGGACTTACTCACTTGCGAGCTGATTTTTGTGATGCATGTGTTTTTCAGCTATATAAATCTGATTTGCAAATTGTCATTGTCTTAGGCTCGTACAGTACCCTGGTGAATTTGTTGTGACTTTTCCAAGAGCTTACCACATAGGATTCAGTCATGGTAATTATTCTTTTGCTTCATAAGTTGAAATGCTTATGTTTTCTCTTGGTGAGCAAAGTCGCACGATTTTGCAGAATGCAACTTgtctgcaagtagcatatcctGATCATTGCGTTGGCAATTCAAACTTAGGTTTCAATTGTGGAGAAGCTGCTAATTTCGGAACTGCTAAGTGGCTTACAATAGCTAAGGAAGCTGCTGTTCGCAGAGCTGCCATGAATTACCTTCCTATGCTTTCTCATCAGCAACTGTTGTACTTGTTAACCATGTCTTTCATTTCAAGGTAAGCATAGCCGCCTTCCTTGGACTTCAGTTATAAGGGTATTAGGTTGACATTCATGAAGTTGTTTGCCACAATTCTTATACCCAGAACTCGATTAGGGACTTGTTTATTTTTAGATCTCTCTCCTCCTCTGTAGTTGTTGCCTCACTTTCATGATAAGTAGTCCCATCTTGTCTGTCTGCCGTTGTTTGACTTCTTGTTAGTAGAAAATGGAAATATAGGCTGTATTAGCACCCATACACGTGACGTCTCATACTTATTTACTTGACATTGCATCAATTGATGTTTTCTATAATAATGATTACCACAATCTTTATTGGATGGATCTGACTGAATTACAGAATACCGAGATCCTTATTGCCTGGGGTACGAAGCTCACGTTTGAGAGATCGTTTGAAGGAAGAAAGAGAATTGTCTGTAAAGAGAGCATTTATAGAAGATATCTTGTGTGAAAACAATCGTGTGTCTATTCTTCTCCAAAGAAATTCCTACTACCACGCAGTTCTGTGGGATGTTGATTCACTTCCATCTTCGAGTAAAGTATCCGAACTCTGCCATGACACAGATGTTTCTGTGTTGACATCAGTGGGCGAGAGTTCTCCTGCAAAAGATGACAGTGCACATGATGTCAATGAGCTGAGCAAGTATATGACTTCTGTTGGTTATGATCTTGATGATGATGACTTGTCATACGATTTTCAAATAGAATCAGGGACTTTACCTTGTGTTGCTTGTGGCATCCTTGGTTTTCCATTTATGGCAGTCATGCAACCATCTGACATAGCATCGGTTGATCTTCTGCGTGTGGATCTCGTTGCTGTTCCTGTGGAATCTGCTCGTACCTGTAATGTGGTGGAAGGTTCTTCTGAAGGTTAGATCCcaatatcattttttttctcaatcacATTTTCTTGGTTCTCATTCAATATAAATTCTGCGAATCTGCTTAATAATGAGAAATGCTGCGTGCAATGAGTTTCATGCGACGGACCTACTCTAACTGATCTTTTCTGTTACTAGATGCGAAGATGAAATCTAAGTTGAGCGAAAAGGATCTCCACTATGTTGCTGAAGCATCTTTAGGTGCCAAAAACTGTCAGCCCCTGGCCCATGACCACTTCCCATCTTCAAATCATGACACTGTTTATCCGGATGGTAAGATAGACATGGGTTGGGACATATCTAATGTATCTCGAAAACCAAGGATATTCTGTCTAGAGCACGCgattgaaattgaaaatttgttGAGTTCGAGAGGCGGAGCAAATGTTCTTGTGATTTGTCATTCAGGTAAATACTCTTTTTGGTTTATGTATAATCTCCTTTGCCTCCATGTTTGTTGCTGttctttttatttgattaacTTCTCTATATGGTTTTGTTTAGACTTTCAGAAAATAAAGGCACATGCTGCGGCCATTGCAGAGGAGATAGCTGTTCCTTTCAGTTACACGGAGACACCGCTGGGTAATGCTTCTCCCGAAGATCTGAAGCTGATCGATATTGCTATTGATGGAGAAGAAAAAGCCGCTCGTGTAGAGGACTGGACGTCGCTGTTGAATATCAATCTACAGCATTGtgtgaagatgaagaagagctCTCCATCTGCGAATGTTCAGCATTTACTGAGCTTGGGCGGATTGTTTCACAATGCAGCCCCTGTTTCAGATGCATCCCGCACAAAGTGGCTGTCGAGAAAATTACGTTCAAAGTGCCACCAGAAACGTCACTTGCAGAGTAAGCCCTTCCCCAGCTTTGAAGCTGCCAAGGAGGATATGAATGGGAAAAGCGAACAACAAACGGCTAAGAAAGATGATAAGCTTATCCAATATTCGAGGAAGCGATGCAAGGTCGGTGTTTCTGTAAAAAACATAGCAGGAGAAACGGCCTTAGGGCCGACTGTGTTACCTTCTCACGGAGCATCTGAGTTTCATGGTGAGCACCTGATGGCTTCATCTTTTGAATCTCACTCTGCAAACTCCACCGTTGCCTCCACTCCGGTTGAGAATGCTTCGGACAAATCTGGTGATTCGTGTCATGACATCAAGGCGGCTGATGGTGGCAGCCAGAAAATTGAGAGGTGCAATTCCGAGACTGTTGGCTCGGCTACGGATAAAAATGGGATGGATGATGTTGCAGGAAATGAAATTCCGAGAGAAGAAGACACTGTTGATGAAGCCGCTCTGCCAAGCGAAGCTTGTGATCGGCTGGCGGAGAATGACTGTGCGGTGCCGGATAATGTTCAGTCTGATGGATGTTGTGAAATTGAAGAAACTTCTAGGCACGACGACTGTTCAAACGCTTCAGACGAAACAGCGTCTGATCAACTTGCCCCAGAGAACGAGGTATCGAATTCCTCAAGCTCTGTACAGACAGACGAAGATGATGATGACAATCAAGAGAGAGTTATTTCGAGTCCTGAACATTGTGAAGATGAGACTAATGTAGCCGGCAAGCCCATCGCTCCGTTGGAGGATAACAGTGTCGATGATCCCAAAACAGAAGCCGGaagcaaaaggaaaaggaaaagtaaaagagaactCCTCGGCCTGCAATTAGACGATCACGTCCATTTCAGCGCCTTTACCAGAAGCCCGTGCGAGGGGTTGAGACCTCGGGCAAGAGAAAATCCACCAACTCGTGTTACTGCTGACAACAGGGAACCAGATGAGGAAGCAACGGCAGTGAAGAAGTCGAGGAAGGCTGCAGATCAGCCCGTCCCTCGCAAGGAGAAGAAAGGAAACACGAAGGGACGTCATCAGTGTGAGTTAGACTGCTGCACAATGAAGTTCCGGACAAAGGCTGAGCTACTCCTGCACAAAGGAAACCAGTGCCCGGTCGAGGGGTGCAGGAAGAAATTCAACTCCCACAAATACGCGATACTGCACCAGCGCGTCCACGACGATGATAGGCCTCTGAAATGTCCTTGGGACGGCTGCACGATGTCGTTCAAGTGGGCCTGGGCAAGAACTGAGCATCTACGCGTGCACACGGGAGAGAGGCCGTATGTCTGCAAAATCAAGGGATGCGGTCTCACCTTCAGATTTGTATCAGATTTCAGCCGGCATAGAAGAAAAACCGGGCATTATGTAAGCCCGCCAGCGTAGGTGTCCGTCTCTCTCTGTTTACGCGTTATCAACACGGTTTTCTTGGGCTAAGGAGCTCAAGAATGGTGTAAGGTATGATCCATTCTGGTAATAGCTTAGGTTAGGGAAGATGAAAcattgatgtgtaattttaggtaTTTTTAAATCAGAATAGATATGCACTCAAGTTCacaaaattatccctaatattaccacttcactgcaagagtacagcttcgtgtgtagtaatttaaggtgtcgatccacagggaaggtaaGTTTGTTTAactccaaaaaaataaaaataatagtaaagatgaatgtttttgtttgaagtttgttttatgaaaataatgaaaaataaagttgaattcaaatgaacacaagtgagacaattgttactccaaacacttgTAAACAAGACACGGATTAATCCTATGCATTCAATTCTATCTCATACGTTCGGGACAATTTAAATGAAATCAACATGCAAGTACTAAACATGCTAAACATCAACTAGTCAAAGAATAGCTAAACACTTACtctttaaaccaaattcaataatccaAAGAACCCTACGGAAGCGTGAGATTCAAAGTACAATTGCAATTAAGATCAAAATCCATTATCAAGTTGTCATCTAAACAATTCCAATTGATAATTCATTACCACCACAATCCATCTCAATTCAAGCTAAAGAGGCATTAAATCAAGACTATTGAATTATCACTAAAGATGCACCTAAAGTAATaaattcattcaatcaaataagtAGTAATAACGAGCATGAGATAAAAACGAGCATAGAATAAATCAAAATGTCATACTACGTGTTTGGAGTAACACAAGATTCTTAGCCTAACATAATTAAACCAAGAATAATGATAAATGGAGATAAAACCATAGAAACCATGGAGTAAATTTGGAGGAGATGATAGCTGGAATTTTctcctttctcttctctcttaatttCCTCACGTTCAAAACTCCTCCAAAGCTTCTGCCGTTTTTTCCTTTCTCTGAAGTTGCGTCCCCTTTTCTTCTCTCAAAAGTCGCCTGCTCCAAAAAGTGGCTGCTCCCCAAAAGTAAAAAGTGGCGTCTGCTCTCAATGTCATgcctttttatatatttctttttCTCCTTGCCCAAGTAAGTCACGCCACCTTCCAAGTAGATTgggcattttttttattttgcaaatAATTGATAGGCCCATTGGTATAATTTGCTGCCAAAAACAAATGAAACTCAAAattagtcttccaatatttAAACTTTGTACCACACATAATCCACTCTATATGAAAATATATCCATTAATATATAATAACTAAACGTCAATAATTAATTGATAGAtgattttcatataaaaattaGGAGAAATCTTTGAGTAGAATTagcattatttgatttacatcaaaatacccccaaacttaaattTTTGCTCGTCCTCGAGCAAGATAAGCAATCAAGCACAAAGGTTTTAATTCATGACGAGACTCGTGAAATCCCCAAATTCATATCATAAAAACTCTCACAAGTCAAGAGATTACCTAAGTTAACTCCACATTCTCCTTTGAACATGACTTAGAATGAAAGTATGAACACAAACCAGCTTCCTAAGATCTAGTTATCCAACAAGCAATCCAAGTCCAAGCAATGACTCTAGTATCTCAAACCATCGTTGCTAAATCGTCAAAAGAAGTTCATTCGGCTATTCTCTATTTTAAATCTATTTGGTCTTTTCACAAAACTCAAAGTAGAACTCATCAACAAAATGTCAATACCTTTGCACAAATCAAAAGGTCTTTATTtgtggttgtaatggggcttttGGTTAAGGTAGGATATCAAATTTGGTTAATAGCTCATTCAACCAAAATCAAGAATACTAGCACATCCCACAGGACAACATCTCCCAAAGCTTCATAATAATTAAGCATGAAATTTCCACAGCTCACCACCCCCAAACTTAAGATTTTTCAACATAACAAATCAagctactttttttttctttctttcgagcactaatttgagtttttttt
This genomic interval from Salvia splendens isolate huo1 chromosome 13, SspV2, whole genome shotgun sequence contains the following:
- the LOC121761978 gene encoding probable lysine-specific demethylase ELF6; the encoded protein is MKNVEIPKWLERLPLAPEFYPTDTEFADPIAYISKIEKDASAFGICKVIPPLPKPSRKYVLHNLNKSLSKCPELDGNVSLVRSSKTDDHVRSECDRKSRAVFTTRQQELGCEKGKKVKEGVGDHVLRAQKQVWQSGEVYTLEQFEAKAKAFTKSTLGVVKDVNPLVIETLFWKAASEKPIYVEYANDVPGSGFSEPEGLLRYFDRRRRRRKTRKRNSFDRNNVGSSDSKNDQVETVNSVSNDKDLGIQNNPSSHTETVLNCLPSQPIRDDASFSGRKDSQDRSEMEGTAGWKLSNSPWNLQVMARSAGSLTRFMPDDIPGVTSPMVYIGMLFSWFAWHVEDHELHSLNFLHVGSPKTWYAVPGDDAFNFEEAIRLRAYGGNPDRLVALSHLGEKTTVLSPEAIVASGIPCCRLVQYPGEFVVTFPRAYHIGFSHGFNCGEAANFGTAKWLTIAKEAAVRRAAMNYLPMLSHQQLLYLLTMSFISRIPRSLLPGVRSSRLRDRLKEERELSVKRAFIEDILCENNRVSILLQRNSYYHAVLWDVDSLPSSSKVSELCHDTDVSVLTSVGESSPAKDDSAHDVNELSKYMTSVGYDLDDDDLSYDFQIESGTLPCVACGILGFPFMAVMQPSDIASVDLLRVDLVAVPVESARTCNVVEGSSEDAKMKSKLSEKDLHYVAEASLGAKNCQPLAHDHFPSSNHDTVYPDGKIDMGWDISNVSRKPRIFCLEHAIEIENLLSSRGGANVLVICHSDFQKIKAHAAAIAEEIAVPFSYTETPLGNASPEDLKLIDIAIDGEEKAARVEDWTSLLNINLQHCVKMKKSSPSANVQHLLSLGGLFHNAAPVSDASRTKWLSRKLRSKCHQKRHLQSKPFPSFEAAKEDMNGKSEQQTAKKDDKLIQYSRKRCKVGVSVKNIAGETALGPTVLPSHGASEFHGEHLMASSFESHSANSTVASTPVENASDKSGDSCHDIKAADGGSQKIERCNSETVGSATDKNGMDDVAGNEIPREEDTVDEAALPSEACDRLAENDCAVPDNVQSDGCCEIEETSRHDDCSNASDETASDQLAPENEVSNSSSSVQTDEDDDDNQERVISSPEHCEDETNVAGKPIAPLEDNSVDDPKTEAGSKRKRKSKRELLGLQLDDHVHFSAFTRSPCEGLRPRARENPPTRVTADNREPDEEATAVKKSRKAADQPVPRKEKKGNTKGRHQCELDCCTMKFRTKAELLLHKGNQCPVEGCRKKFNSHKYAILHQRVHDDDRPLKCPWDGCTMSFKWAWARTEHLRVHTGERPYVCKIKGCGLTFRFVSDFSRHRRKTGHYVSPPA